The Cyprinus carpio isolate SPL01 chromosome A3, ASM1834038v1, whole genome shotgun sequence genomic interval ATACAGTCACTGTGAGTAAAGACTTGAGGAACTGGTCATGAAAGCTACAAAAGCTTCAAAATAACAAGAAAAGtaccataaaagcatcataaaagtgacTATACACTTCTAAAGAATtctgatagctttgtgtgaaaaacagatcAGTATTGTTTAAAAAGGAACTAATAATGTTGCTGAtgcttattttgttattatttatatactatgtattaatatttgaaattaatttgtttttattttttcagttattttatttatttatttatttttttgtagtacgtgaattttttttttgttttaagaaatcaAGTACTttaatacactacacaacttttttttttttctagatttttgtCCTTATTTAAAGTTAAGGAAGAGTCATAGTTAATTGCTAAAGTTCAGAGCCATTCCGCATGATTTCTGGCAGTCAGAGTTGtgagatttcacagaaaatcatgtagtgtatgatgggcacagactctgatttatttattcatttattttagctttagatTGTGACTCCACCCAGTTAAGACTGAcattgactgtttttgtttttttagggaaCACATAGCGTTTAAATTTCTCAAGCTATTTTTGAAGCATGttatgtgtgagtttgtgttcaGATCAGAAGTTTGGTAGTGTGTTAtctcagtcatttagtgtatgatgcccagtttttctctAACTATTTGCCaagcataattattatattttaacagttttagttaacgatgAACACACTGTTTGAGGCATCAGCATGCCCAAACACTCACACATTTGTTTCTGTCTGTAGTTGGCAGGGCTGAAGGTGCCAAACCAACAGTTTGCAGAGGCGGTCAAACAGCCCGGGATTGTGTTCGCGGTGGCACGTTTTGATGGCGTCCTGGGCATGGCATACCCCACCATTTCTGTAGATGGGGTTACTCCGGTGTTTGACACGGCCATGGCTGCCAAAATCCTGCCCCAGAATATCTTCTCTTTTTATATCAACCGGTAAGCCTCTCTTCTGCTCATTTCAAGCTACATTTAACTGTTTTTCCAGATTGTTTAGCCAGTTGGTAGACCTTTAATATTGACATGGGAGAGTTTGGAAAGGAACTGGGAAATGACTTTGTTTCCCTTATCTGGGGTTCCTCTATTTTCTTCTCCTTTTCGCTTTCATAATAGTGAAGAATTCATGACCTTCAGTATGAAAGAATTGTATTTATTCTTGTGTTAAATGGTAACGCATGACTCCGATTACTGCTTGCATAGCAGTGCCGCCCTCTTCTCGCTTCCCGCACATCCAATTTATCACACTATAGTTGATTGTTCTGTCTTATAAAAAGCCTCTTTTTCTAATTGAATGATTCATGgctaaaatgtgtaaatgtgggtCGGGCTTTGCTTACATTTTGGGGACCAAATGTCTTTATAAGATACTTCAAACTTAGTCACCTGTGTTGTACAGACTGTCATCACAGTTGTCTAATGAACATGCTGAATCTCATTCCTAAATGTTGTGTGTAGGGACCCTGCAGGTGAGGTTGGAGGTGAGCTGATGCTGGGAGGCTTTGACCAGCAGTATTTTGACGGTGATCTGCATTACGTCAACGTCACACGAAAAGCCTTCTGGCAGATAAAGATGGATGAGTATGAGATCACTGTTACTGTACAACCCATGTTTTAACAGCCAGGACTGATATACTTGATTTTTGTTgtatccgatttttttttttttattgcatatattgGTCATTTTCCTACAGAGTTCAGGTGGGTGGTACTCTTACCCTCTGCAAAAACGGATGCCAGGCAGTTGTTGACACGGGAACATCAATGATCACGGGGCCGGTTCAAGAGGTGCGGGCCCTGCAGAAAGCCATCGGAGCCATACCACTGCTGATGGGAGAGGTGAGGAGCATTCCAGCTAAAAtatcttcatcagaacatattcattgaaaaatttatcattattatttaatctttattgatttatttattttcatttatttccttGGTCCACTTTAATTTTTGACACTTTCATCGCCATTTATTTCCAGCATTAAGTGAGTGATAATGTGAATATTTTGATGCGTTTCCTCCTTTTTAGTACTGGATTGACTGTAAGAGGATTCCATCACTTCCTGTGGTTTCCTTAAGCCTGGGAGGGAAGATGTTTAACTTAACTGGAAAGGACTATGTTTTGAAGGTGCGTCACCCTCTTTACAGAATCTGGTGGGGTTTGGAAAGGGACATTCTAAGTTCCTCTATACCTTACAATCTTATTCCGAGTCCTTGATGTGAAAAATTCTTGCTTTTTGGTATGTGAAGACATCATTTTGAATTAGTCAGTTGCTCAGTTTGTATGTATGGTATGTGATTTGTTTGAATAgaatttaacattatatattgtGTAATGGGTTTGGGATAGGTTTTCTTCACTTTTATACATGCctctaattattttaaagaatagctcaccaaaaaaatgaattgctctttgatagaaaaaaaaatagaggatcctctgcaatgaatgggtgccaaacatctgataaaagcaTTGCAATactccacaaataatccacatcactccagccCATCAGTTAATgtgttgtgaagtgaaaagatgcagGTTTAAAGTCCatgttggatttgtttctaataaacacgcagcttttcacttcacaagacattaactgatggactggagtggtgtggattatttgtggagtATTGcaatgcttttatcagctgtttggactctcattctgacggcacccattcactgcagaggatccattggtgaacaagtgttttaatgttaaattcctccaaatatgttctgatgatgaaacaaactcatcttggatggcttgagggtaaacGTTCAGCAAATCTTCACGTTCTGGTGAACGTTTTCTTTAATTACATCAAGGACGACATCGCATAGGATGATTGTCTTTTTCGTGTACActgaaaatcaaaatcaaacaatttcTGTTGCTTTTATGTTTGGAATCTAATCGAATCTCAGGACAGTCAATAAAACTTCTGAATACAGCATTGAATAATTGAACACTTGACATCAATTTAACTTGCTTCTATCTATTCTCAGATGACTCACATGGGTGTGAGTGTTTGTCTGTCTGGCTTTATGGCTATGGATATCCCGCCCCCCGCCGGGCCGCTGTGGATTCTGGGAGATGTGTTCATCGGCCGCTACTACACTGTGTTTGACAGGGAGGCAGACCGCGTGGGCTTTGCTCCTGCTAAATGAAAAGAGAGTAAATCGCATTTTTGTATTGTACTGGACCTAATGGGCCATTAGCAATACAGAAAGCACTGGTAGAAGTTAAATCTATTGCAATTTGAAATATGCAACATAACATAAGAAAATCAACAAATGCCTGACTGACAGGATGTTATTCCAAGTAAGAAACTCAAAGCCTGAAAAAGAGGAAATGAGACAAACTTGTTTAGATAAGGATACTCTGGACTTCCCCGCCTAGAAGACTTGCTTTTTATTTCAATCGATTAAATCAaagtatgctttttattttataattaagctatgaattatttttgtagaaactttaACAAAGATTGATTAAATTATTGGTAGATGGATGTGTGGTCCtcttttgtatgtgtgtaaacCATTTTGATAATGTTGATGTGTTATACTCAGTTTATCAtgaatttatcatttatcatgaAATGAATTCTATTTCTGTTAAAGCTGATCAAGACTACTTGGTTTCTTCACTGTATAATCATCACACACATTGTCATAACTCATAATTGCAGCAAAGGTTCTTCCAAACCTGAAGTTAAATAAAGCTTTGGTTGTAGTTGcgtttggtttgtgttttgttgaaaCACTGTCTGTAGTTGAATTTACTTTGAAAACTTTTCAAGGAAGTTGTTTTCTAAAAGCACAGGGAGATGTCATAAAGAGGCCATGTCCATAAATGGCTCCTCTGAAACCTAAACTAAACTTCTCGACCGATGGTGGTTTTCCACTTTTGCAATTTTGGTATTTGTTGAATCCCATGTGGGGAAAGCCAGTACAAGCAGGGGTGTTTTCTAGATCATTATTTCTGGAAGGTTCCTCAAATAGCTCTTTTTAAATTCTATTCTCATATTTCAATTTGTAAGCAGTTATTTCTACGGCTgatttgattggttgattgactCACTAACCCTACAGAAACAAGACACTGGTTAGTTACTTCATGCTGTGATCACATTTATATCATCAGTCATCTTCTGTTTCCTGAGATGATTCAAAATGTCTATCACGTGACATCTAGACTCAAGTTTGCCACATAACATTTAACATATCAGTATTTACCTTTGGCTGAACTTCTGTCATACCACTGAAGCTAACTGATTTGCCTTCAGCACAGATCTAATTTCAAAGTCATAAAAACTGTATGTGAATATAATGCTaattatcattcaaaagtcaGGGGTTGTTAAGAAtgtctattttttaatttaaaaatcttatgcaccagggatgcatttatttgtttagaaatacagtaaaacagtaataatgtgaaacacTGATACAAActgaaatagctgttttctattttaatacattttaaaatgctatttgttattgtgatgcaaagctgaattttcagcatcattactcttcagagtcacatgatccttgatttgctgctcagcaaacatttcttattaatatcaatgttttaaaacacaatttttttttaaattaaaatcacatacataaatagaaatcttttgtgacatgaaagtctttaaagtcacttttgatcaatttaatgcatccttgctaaataaaagtattcatttctttcaaaaaacaaaaacaaaatctggcCCCGAACATTGGTCTATGTCAGATACTGGAATTGCGCAAATAATTCACAACAACACTGTAATAGTTTCACTCCATTCGACTTTATATTCATCCTTTGCTCAGTATTGCAGCCCAGAGACCGAGGTACGAAACACTCTTACAGGACAAATGATACAAAGtgctgtttaataaaaatacaaatcaccAGGAAATGAAGACACAAGTATCACATGCAAAGTACTAGGCCAAGCTGAACTCCACTAGCAGATCTAATTTTGGATTCGGTGCTGCCCTTTCATATCATTCGCTAGGTAAATGTGTTTCTGCTACATCACACAGGTAGACACAGGTGTTCTGGTTACGCAAGCAAAAGAAATGCTTCGATACATAAGATCTCCTGCGAGTTTTGGCATCTCATATCGGAGATGTAGCCTATTGTATATTTTGTTCGAACAAAGTCACTCTCCAAGCACAAAGTATGATCATAACAAGATATACATAAATACTTTCACactggtttttttgtttgttacatttgtacaatcaatacaaaaatactaaaatgtctCTATGAAGTCTGTGTTATTACAGGTTTCTGTGTACGTctacacagatgcacacaataCCAGCTTTCGGTTCACCCAAACTTTCCATATAACCCACAGcctcaaaacattaaacagagaGTGTTTTTAAACTATTCTACAGATTTAAGGAGGTCTGCATGGGTTTCCTTGGTTTATTAGGCAgcttaaatacagtaaaaatcacatCTACTCTTTGTATAGCCATTCTAAAGATGTGTTTTGATTATTAATTCAGGGATTTATCTTCATCTGGTTTCAGCAGTGTGGTAATAACCCGTGTCAACCACTTAAATAACATCATATCTCTTTAACATTTCTATGAGTGACTTGTGAAAGATAATTCAGATAATGTAACTGAAAATAAGCACTGTATGCCACATTATCAACTAATAAAAATCTTAACATAATACTCCAGCAGCACTCCTTGTGTTATAAGTATTTTGCATATATGGCACAAACCGACAAGAAAGATGGAAATACGTTTATGAAAAATCACTGGATATTTAGCTGAAAGATCATTTTGAGAACCTGCCATCTGATTAATCTAAAACAGCTCCCCatgtcatatatttatttatttaaattccgTCTAATGAAAGCATTTGGATGAATCCAAGAACAAATACTGAATGTTCCACGTAACAAATAACTGCGGAACATAAAACCATGAATTTCATAGATCAAATGTAACATGTCAAATTACCGTCATAGCATTTTGGGTAACACCAAACACATAAGAGATGATGGTGcttgaatttataataaaatattactgaagTCAGAATCTGTTTCTTCActagataaatatataatcaacatGACACGTCTCTGTGAAATAGGACAATCAGAAACACTTAAATGATGTAAGATGGGCCACATAAAATATGACCAACAGATGAGGCTGTAGTACCTGAAAATAACTGATGATGGTATGACTGACAAAAATATGAATGTGTCAAGAAAAATGAGGTTACTGATCTGAGAACAAGACGTGTGTGTATCAACTCAATTCAAAAGTGGTAGCACATGTGAATGCATGTTTGCTAAACAGTTCTCAAAAGGCTCTCTGGGTCGGACAGTGCACAGTAGAGCGTGTATCCCAGTTCATCTATTTCCAGTGGTGTTAGCTCACAGAACAGATTGACTTTGGGATTAAGGATGCAGGGTAGCCTCCCAGCCTCTAGGTGTCCCACCAGTGCACGAAGCAGCTGCATGAAACGATCGGCGAGAGCTTCCTGAGTCCAATTGCCCTCATGTTCACTCAGGAGAAGGATTGCATTACTGATCTGGCTTGCGTTTAATCGTGCCAGCGCTGGATTCAGTTTACACACAGCTTTAATGACTTTAAGACATGCGCAACGGCACCCGGAATCTTCCTGATCGAGCGCACGCAACTTTGTGGTTTCCGCCACGCGAAAACTCTGCCGCCACAGGTTCTCATGCCGTTCAGCGGCCAATCGATGCGGTTTGGCGATGAGCGAGACGCCATCCTCCATAACAAGCAATGGGAGGAAGTCCACATAAAGGCGACGGTCCGTTTCATACTGCACTTCTAGCGCAAGCGTTTCTGACGGGACCACAGGTCGGATGATGTAATCTAAAACACTACCGATGGCGGGCCAGTTGATGGAGCCTGCGACAAGCTTCTCGAAGACTTCTAGGACGCTCTTTGGGGAAAGGTAGCCACCCACCATGCAGCGGTCCCAGTAGCTGCTTCCACGCGGGAAGTACT includes:
- the LOC109049111 gene encoding cathepsin D-like: MNRFHLFAFLIGLFIADSQAIIRIPLYKMRTVRRMLAENGRTIDEIKSMARQKTSEVKLPFSATTTHTPSPTKLPAPVEKLTNFMDAQYFGVISIGTPPQDFTVLFDTGSSNLWVPSIHCSYLDIACWLHHRYNSKKSSTYVQNGTEFSIQYGRGSLSGFISQDTVTLAGLKVPNQQFAEAVKQPGIVFAVARFDGVLGMAYPTISVDGVTPVFDTAMAAKILPQNIFSFYINRDPAGEVGGELMLGGFDQQYFDGDLHYVNVTRKAFWQIKMDEVQVGGTLTLCKNGCQAVVDTGTSMITGPVQEVRALQKAIGAIPLLMGEYWIDCKRIPSLPVVSLSLGGKMFNLTGKDYVLKMTHMGVSVCLSGFMAMDIPPPAGPLWILGDVFIGRYYTVFDREADRVGFAPAK